The Bacteroidota bacterium nucleotide sequence GCTTCTTTATTCAGCGGGATAATGACTCCGTCCTTATTCAATCCGAAGCCGATCTTCTCCCTCGCTTTCAGGGTGTTACAGAAGGCACAGGATCGCTGTGTTTTGTCGGTGCTGTACACGATATCGAATTCAATGCTTTGGAGGATCAGCCAGTTTTCCGGCTCCCAGGTGTACACTGCATCGACGTATGGATTGTTTTCAAGAAGCCGGTACGCATTTTTCAGCGTGATCCATGAAATATGGCTTTGAGGGTACTTCCTTTTGATCGCCGGCAGCATCGCCGTTGTTTGAAGGACCGCTCCCATTGCATCGAGGTTGATGATCAGGATCCTTCTCCCGATCGGATCCGGGTCAGCACATTCTTCATAGCATATCGTTCCCGGGAAACACGGCTTGTAGCCGGTGAACCTTTTGCAATCGGGAATTCGAACCTTCTGCTGCCGCTTCTTCGACGCGGACCTCTTCTTCATGCTTTTTTCAAGTCGTTGGAGTGAATTGCTCGTTGTTTTGTGATTTGCCGACAAGAAGCGTAAACGCTTCCATAACGCGGTCGACTTCCAATCTAGTCATGCAAACATTTCCAATGGGACAGGACGTAAGGGCGCATTCGAGGCAGTCAAGCTCTTCGTTCCTTACCCATCTATTCTTATCACCGAATGGTCCTTGCTGACGCGGATTTGTCGGTCCGAAAATTCCGAGGGTTGGAATCCCAAGCGCCGCTGCAATGTGCATTGGGCCCGAATCATTGCTTACCACGAACGAACATTTCTGAATGAGCGCTCCAAGTTCGGAGAGCGTCGTCCTGGGGATGACATGCGGCGGTGATTTCATCTTTTCAGCGATGACACGAACGTCTTTCTCTTCTCCCGGTCCCCAAAGCAAGGCGATATTGGCTCCGCAACGTTCACTAATGAGGTCACCGAGATGAGCATAATGTTCTAGCCCCCAACGTTTAGTATACCAACCTCCGCTCGGATTTACACCAACCACGACTTTTCCGTCCAAACCCTCCGCGCTAAACCATTGGGCCGCTTTCTTTTTTGCCGGTTCCGGCACTGGAAAATAAGGCTGCGAATGGAGCACCGGAATATCGAGCCTCCGTAATGCATCCAAGTTAAAATCTATATTATGGGTGTTTCCGGTCCGAGGGGAAACGATAATATTGAACGCATACTTTCGCCAACGGAACGGGAATCCCACGCGCCATCGAGCGCCGCTCAGCCGGGTTATGATCGCCGACCGAGGGTTCGAAAATAGATCAATGACGAGGTCGTATTTCCTCTCCCTCACCTGCCGTATCATACCTGCGCTTGAATCTTTTTTTCGTTCGAACGTTAGCACACTCGACAACCAGGGATTCCCAACGACAGCCTCCGCGGCAAACTTGTCGGTCAAAAAATCGATCTGGGCAAGCGGATATTGTCCACGCAAATTCTGGACGACCGGAGTAGATAACAAAACATCTCCGATGGCGCGAAGTTTGATAACAAGTATTCGATTGATATGTTCTGGCTGAAGAAGGATACGAAAAGCGCCTGATTGAACGGGTTCGTGTTGATGACGGCTGAAAAATACGAAAATTCAGAAGGGATGTCAACGAAAGCTGTGGACGGCTAAATTGCATCCAAAAGCATGAAATTTGCATTTTGACGCTTTGAAACTGGAGGTTCCTCGGAAGAGAATTTCTCTTTGTCGTGAAACGTACATTCGTCATAGAGCGGACATTGACCGCACCGAGGACGTTGAGCGAGGCAGACCGTCCTTCCAAACCGTATGAGGTTTGTATGGAAGGAATACGATTTCCCGCTGGGAACAAGCGGCCTCATCGCAGCGAATGTTTGATCCGGATTTTTCGTTTTGACCAGACCGAGACGGTTACAAATTCTGTGAATATGGGTGTCAACGGGAAATACTTCCCGCCGAAGGGAAAAGAGAAGAACGCAGGCAGCGGTCTTGAATCCAATTCCGTGGTACGACGTGAGCGTTGATATAACTTCGTCATCCTTCATCGTTTCAATTCCACGCAGCCGGTATGATCCGTATTCATCATGGACCTTTTGGAGCAGTGCCTTGATTCGCCGGCTTTTCTGATTCTTCATCCCCCCCACCTTGATCGCAGAAGCGATCGCACCAACCGGAGCTTCGGCCACTTTTCTCCATGTTGGAAATTTCTTTCGCAATTCAACGTACGCCCGGTGGCTGTTCCGGTCATTGGTATTCTGAGACAGCAGCGTCCCTATCAGCATGTCGAGTGGGGCGCTGCGTTCCTTTTTTTGACGTGGAACGCCAAAATGATTTTCGAGGATCCGAATACAACGAATTGCGTTCTGTTTTTTCTTCATTGATTGCATAGGCCGATGGTATGAAAATACAATACAAGCGATTGAATTCCAAACGGTTATGAGCATTGATGGTGTTACAGTTTGAGAATTTCCCCTCTCGCTTCCAAACTCAGTTTGGGAACGGCTTCGGCAAATTGTTTAGCGGCTGAACCTATTCACTTCGTTCCCGATAGGAGATTGGGAATAAAAGAGCCTTGCCCTACCCTTGGAATGTGGAGCCGTGGCACTGCCTGAGCATTGATTTGCGATGAAAAGAAGCATATATTGAAAGCAATTGAGATGCAGTATTTGTCAATGCAGTGCACCGTTATTCTATGATTGTCATGAAGTTCGGCGGAACGTCCGTCGAGGATGCCCGCGCGATCGACAACGCCATCACCCTTGTCGCACGACAAAAGAAACAAGGCCCGGTTGTCGTCCTCTCCGCTATCGCAGGTGCCACCGATACACTGTTGAAAGCCGCTGAACTCTCGGTGGCCGAAAAGCTCGACGATGCGACGCTTCTATTAAATAACCTCCTTGAACGGCACGTTCTTATTGCTGAAAACCTCATCGATTCCCGTTCTACAGTTCAGCAGCTTATCTTCCAGCTTCGAACCAGATTTGAGGAATTGAGGAACCTTTCGCAGAGCATCGCCATTCTTGGAGAACTGACCAAGCGCTCCCTCGACACGATTGCCTCGATGGGTGAATTGATGTCCTCGCTGATCTTCGCCGAAGGCATGAAGGCGAAAAATGAGTACGTCGCGTGGGTCGATGCGCGCACCTTCATGATGACCGACGATCATTTTGGGAACGCAACTCCCCTTTTTACAGAGATCGACAAGAAGACGCAGGAGATCATCACACCCCTTCTCGATGATGAAGCCGTCGTCGTCACGCAAGGGTACATCGGTTCAACAGTTAAAAGAATTACCACAACGCTGGGACGAGGCGGGTCCGACTACTCAGCGGCGATTATCGGGGCAGCCTTAAACGCGGAAGAGATACAAATCTGGACTGACGTTGACGGCATTCTCACCGCAGACCCGAACATCACTCCAAAGGCGAAAAAGCTAAGAACGATTTCGTATAAAGAAGCCTCCGAGCTGGCGTACTTCGGGGCAAAGGTCCTCCATCCAAGCACCATTCGCCCTGCGGTGCAGAAAAATATCCCGGTGGTCGTGCTGAATTCTCGGCGGCCACGTTCGACGGGAACGCGCGTTGTCGCGAATCCTCCGGAGTCGAACATTTCAGTAAAGTCGATCGCAAACAAAAAAGGGATCACCGTCGTCAATCTCCAGGCATCCCGCTTTCTTTCAGCGAACCGATTTATCGAGTCTATTTTCGAGGTATTTGACAGGCACCATACCCTTGTCGACCTGGTGAACACTTCTGTAGCATCCGCATCTCTCACATTGAGCAATGCCGAAGTGCTCGATGCCATCGTGCCCGAACTTGAAGAATTCTCGGACGTCGTCGTCTTCAGGAACAAAGCGATCGTCAGCATCATTGGGGAACGGCTTCATTCAACGGTCGGAATCGCCGACAGAATTTTTCAATCACTCGGCGACATCGACGTGATGATGATCTCACAAGGGGCATCGGAGTTGAATGTCAGCGTAGTTATCGACAACGACAATGTCACTGAAGCTGTACGCCGTCTGCACAAGGAATTTTTCGAGCCTCTCCCTCAAGAGGCTCTTTTCGAAAATATCGCCACATCATGAACCACGATCTTCTGTGCGACCGTAAAACACATCCAACCGAAAACACTATTGTAACACTATGGCACGCCTAAAGAAATTCCGCGGGACAGGAACTGCGCTCGTCACTCCTTTCAAGAACAACGGTGCCGTCGATTACGACGCGCTTCGAAGATTGATAGATTTTCAGATCGCCGGGGGCGTTGAAGCCATCATCCCGATCGGCACAACGGGAGAAAGCCCCAGCATTTCTCCGGAAGAACATCGCCGCATATTGGAGACGGTTATCGAACGATCCCACGGCCGCGCAAAAATCTTTGCGGGAAGCGGGAGCAACTATACCACCAAAGCGATCGAACTGACCCGTTTGGCAAAGCAGCTTGGAGCTGATGCAGCCATTCTTGTCGCTCCGTATTACAATAAGCCCACACAAGAAGGTTATTTTCAGCATTACAGAGCCGTTGCAGAAGCGGTCGATATCCCGTTGATCGTCTATAACGTTCCGGGGCGGACGGGGGGCAACATCATGGCGTCGACAACCTTGAGGATGGCAGAAGAAATTCCTTCGGTCATCGCTGTGAAAGAGGCTTCCGGGAACATCGCGCAAATCATGGAGATCGCACGCAACAGACCGAAACATTTTTCGCTTCTCTCAGGCGACGATGCGATCACCCTGCCGATTTTATCCGTTGGAGGAGACGGCTGCATCTCCGTTGTCTCAAACCAACTGCCGAAGGATTTTTCCGGTATGGTACGCGCCGGATTGGCCGGCAATTGGAAGAAAGCGCTGCAGCTCCATAACAGACTTCTGCCGTTGATGAATGCAAATTTCATCGAGACAAACCCGATTCCCGTCAAAGCTTCCCTCGCCATGATGGGAATGATCAACGAGGTTTACCGGCTGCCGCTTGTTCCGATCGGAGCGAAAAACAGAAAAGTCCTCAAAAAAATCCTGCACGACCTGGGCCTGGTTTAGCGCAGAGTTCGGGTCATTTTCATCGTACGGTACAGCAAAAAGCCCCGACGGCGGGGCTTTTTTACTTTGCAAATTCAATCGTCTTACCATGTCCTTTCTTCTTTCCACGGATCGGCGGTGTTGCTATATCCGTTCTGCTCCCAGAAGCCGGGACGATCGTCCTTCATGAATTCCAACCCGTTCACCCACTTGGCCCCCTTCCAGGCGTATCGCCGTGGGGTGAAGACCCGCATCGGACCGCCATGCTCCCTCTCGAGCGGTTTGCCGTTCACGGTATGGACGAACATGACCTCCTCATTCAACATCCATTCCAACGGAAGGTTTGTCGTATAGCCGCCGTAAGCGTGTTGCATAACATATCTGGCGTCGGGTTTCGCTCTAATCGTACCCATCAAATCCGAGAACATCACTCCCTCCCACTCGTCGCCATATCTGCTCCAGGTGGTCACGCAATGGAAATCCGCGGTGAGTTTCCTCTGCGGCAGTTTCAAGAATTCATCCCAACTGAAAGTGACAATCTCTTCGACAAGCCCCCATAACTTCAGCCGCCAATCGGCTGTCGAAATTTTAGGAGTTACGCCGTATGTCAGAACGGGGAATTTTTCCGTGGTATATTGCCCCGGAGGAAATTTCGGCTTGCCGAAATAATTCAGCTCGCTTGAACCAGTTACCTTTGAACGAAAGATTCCCATACCGCGTCCCTTGAATTTTCTACCTTCATTCAACACAGACAGAGAACACAAAGTTCGGCGCGCAAATAGGGTTCAATAGAAATAGTAGTGGCAGGCGATCTGGGGCATAGGGGCAATGTCTCCGTTCGAAAAATAGACAAAGACTCCCTCGAGAGAAACGTTGATGGCTTCTTGCACATTCAATTCACCTCCCACCCCAATACCGAGCCGAAAAGGAGCAGCAAAACTGTTGCTTCCAGATCCGTTGTAAAAATAGCTTGCCGACGGTCCGAAGTATAGACGTGTCGAACGGGCGCGAACCAGGTCATATTGGAACTCACCCCCAATCGATGCAGATGTCTGTCCCCCGCTTTTGATGATACCGCCAATAATCTGATATGATACTTTGGATGGAAGATGATTCCGGAAGCTGATTCCAACACCCGACGCGGGTCCGGCGGAAAGGCCGAGGCCGTAAACATTCTTTCCCAGATTTTCAGCCTGCTGGCTTCCCTGGACGCTCACCTGCGGGTATACCAATGAAGGGACAACAATGAGTATGAGTACCAAAGCATATAAAGAAATTTTCACTCTCGCCTCCTTGAATCATACATTCGTGGTAATCCAGCGATACATTTCTTTGAAATTCGGCCGTTTGCCGGTAAGCAAGATCCCGATGCGAAAAACCTTCCCTGCCACCCACATCATTCCCACGATCGACGCGGACAAGGTAACGAGCGAGAGGGCAATCTCCCAGAGGTCGGGAGCCTGAATTGAAAGCCGGAGCGCCATCATCGTCGGGGTCAAAAGCGGTATCTGTGACAACACTTTGACCATCAGTGAGTCCGGATTTTGCATCGCAGGAACTGCCAGAGCGATCGGGAACATCACCAGCAGGGTGACGTACGCCGTCATTTGCTGCGCTTCCTGTTCTGTTGAGACAGGCGCCCCTGCGGTAACAAAGATCGCAACGTAGAGAAGATAGCCGAGCACAAAATAGAGAAGCAGAAGCGCGATGTGATCAAAGGAGACGAATGGCGTCTGCATGGTAAAGTTCACTCCAACTAAAATCAAAAGCCAGAATGAGATCGTGGTCAGTCCAAGGAGCGACAGACCCAATATCTTACCCATCAGCAATTCACTCGGGGAACAGGACGACATCAATACCTCGACGATCCTGTTCGATTTCTCTTCGATAAGGCTTCGGATCAGCATCTGGCCGCTCGTCATCACCAGCATGAAGAGCATCATAATGAAAATATAGCCGGTGAAAAATGTTTCGAGGAAGCCGGATTCCTTTTCCTCTCCTTTGGATGAGACCTTGATCGTTTTTACATCGACATCCGTCGAGAGGCCCCGTATCTCTCTGGAGTTATAGCCTTTGGCCTCAAGCCTACGTTCGATGATGACATCTTCGAGAATCTTTGAGAACCGCTCCTGATCCCTGATATTGCCCACATTTTCCGAACGGTATTCGATCTTCCCCTTCTCCATAACGTCCGACGGGAGAAGAAAATATCCTTCGATCTCGTTGTCCAGGATTTTCGCGGTTGCAAGTATCTTCAGGTGATCGCGCGATGAGTCATCGTCGGTGATCTTCACAAGCTCATAATTTGCCGAGCTGTCGGGAAGCTTGAATTTCGCGATGCGTTGGCTGAGATACGGAAGGAGCGAATCTGTTTCGTCGATCACACCGATCTTCCGTACTTTCTCATCGGCTTTTGACGCGAGGAAACTTGGAATAATTGTGAACACGGCGATGATCGTCGGCATCATGAACAGACCGATGATGAACGCCTTGGTCTTTACACGTTCCAAATATTCCCACTTGGCGATCCGAAAGGATTTATTTTGCATTGGCTGTCTCCTCTCCGGTTCGCTGCAGTTCGGCAGTAACAAGTTTTCTGGCCTTCAAATACCTCATGAACGAAAAGAGAGAAACAGCCAGAAGGACCATCGGAGCATCCCACGATGCCTCTCCTTTCTTCAACGTGATGACACCCAAGACCAACGTTCCGACAAGCGCGAAGATAAAGAGAAGCATCGCCTTCCTTACGCGCGCGTCGCCCGAAACTGTTTTCGTTCTCACCGCAGCCGGTTTGGTCTCCTCGCGCTCTGCCGACTCATCAGGAACTCCTACCACATCGAGGAAGATCGAATTCAGCGACGGCTCGACAAATTCAAATTTTCTGATATCGACTTTCGGGACGATGGAAGAAAGGAGCTCGCGGGATGATACACTGCCGTTGAGCTGCAGTTCTGCATAATTTTCATAGATCGTCGCTTTCTTTACCTGTGGCAGCGATGAGAGAAACGAACCGTCGCCGGCAAACTCCACATGAACGGAATTTTTCCCAAACTTTTGTTTGACCTCCTTCATGCTTCCTTCGAGCACAATCTTGCCATGGTTGACCAGGCAGATCTCATCGCACAACTTTTCTGCCGAATCCATCTGATGGGTCGAAAAAATAATCGCCTTCCCCTGCTGCTTCAATTCCTGGAGGATATCTTTCAGAATGATCTGATTGACCGGATCGAGCCCCGAAAATGGTTCGTCAAGCACGATGTAGGAAGGATCATGAAGGATAGAGATAATGAACTGGACTTTTTGCTGGTTGCCCTTCGAAAGCTCTTCGACCTTGCTTTTCGCATACCCTTCAAGGTCAAACCGCCTGAGCCACTCAAGAGCCTTTTGTTTGACCCCCGGCCCGGTCATTCCCCGCAAGCCGGCAAAGTAAAGGATGGTGTCCAGAAGCTTATTTTTCTTGTACAATCCCCTTTCTTCGGGAAGATATCCAATGCGATTTTGGATATTCCCGTCAAACGGCGCGCCGTCAAACGTCACAGTTCCTTTATCCGGCGTCGTGATGTTGAGGATCATGCGGATCGAAGTGCTTTTCCCCGCTCCGTTCGGACCAATAAGGCCGAAAATTTTTCCGGGCTCTACTTGAAGAGAGACATCGTCAACGGCCAGAACATTGACATACTGTTTCCGAAGGTGCTCCGCGATAATCATAAATTTTCAGATATGAGGGAAGTTTATGGTGTCAGCCGATAGATCATTCGTGCAAACGGAATAGTCTCGCGAACATGGTCCAGGCCGCAGATCCATGAGACGGTCCGCTCCACGCCGAGGCCGAATCCGGCGTGCGGCACCGAACCGAAGCGGCGTAAATCAAGATACCACTCAAATGCCGATTGCGGGAGATTGTGCTCTTTTAAGCGCGCAAGCAGCGTATCGTAATCGTCCTCGCGCTGGCTGCCGCCGATAATCTCGCCGTATCCCTCCGGCGCAAGCACATCGACAGCGAGCGCGAGCTTGTCGTTTTTGGGGTCGCGCTTCATATAGAACGCCTTCACCTGCGACGGATATCGATGCACCATCACCGGACGGTCGAACTGCTCGGAAATCACTGTTTCATCAGTCCCCCCGAGGTCGTTTCCCCATTCAAACGGAACTCCTTTTTTATGAATGATCTCGACTGCTTCATCATACGTGATACGCGGCAGCGGGCGTTTTACATTTTCCAAGAACTTCGTGTTGCGCTCGAGGGTTTTCAATTCGGGCATACGGTTCTTCAACACGTTCGTCACGATATGTTCGAGGAATTCCTCAGCCAAATCCATATCATCATCCAGATCGTTGAAGGCGACCTCCGGCTCGACCATCCAGAATTCTGTCAGATGGCGGCGGGTTTTCGATTTCTCCGCCCGGAAGGTCGGGCCAAAGACGTAGACTTTCCCGAAGGACATGGCGCCGGCTTCGCCGTACAATTGACCCGATTGGGTCAGGTACGCTTTGCCTAGATCGAAATAGTTGGTCTCGAAAAGAGTGCTTGTCCCTTCGCAGGCGGCCGGGGTGAAAATCGGAGCGTCCAGAAGAAGGAATCCTCGCCCGTCGAAAAATTCTCGTATCGAACGAATGATCTCGTGGCGAACACGCAGGATGGCATGCTGGCGTTCGGAACGAAGCCAGAGATGGCGGCGGTCCATGAGAAACTCGACGCCATGTTCTTTGGGGGTGATGGGATATTCCTTCGCCACGGAAATTATGTCCAGGCCGGCGAGGTCCATTTCATATCCCCCCGGCGCACGGTCTTCTTTGCGAATTTTCCCCGTCACGCGAAGGGACGTTTCCTGGGTCAATTCATCAAACCGACTAAAGATATCTTCGCTTACGTTCGCTTTCACGATCACAGCTTGCATCAATCCGGTGCCATCGCGAATGACGATGAAGCGTATTTTCCCGCTTGAACGTTTGTTATAGACCCAACCCGAGATGGTAACTGTTTCACCGACGCATCGAGCAAGATCTTCAATATATATTCGAGTACCCATGTAAAGCCGAATCCTTTCAAAAAATAACGCCAATATACAAAACTTAAGAGACATCTACAAACACGAAATCCCGCAGCGACGCGGGATCTCTTTTGCTCCTTATTGCGTACAACTCGTTATCAACTCTCTACTCTCTAGCTCATCGCGAGCATCCTTTGAATCGGCACCAGTGCCTGCTGCAAGAGGTCCGGAGTCATCGTTATCTCCGGCGATCTGTTCTTCATGCAGAGATAGAGCTTTTCCATCGTGTTCCGTTTCATATGCGGGCATTCGTTGCAGGCACAATTAGCATCGGGGGGAGCGGGAATGAATTCCTTCTCAGACGCGCTCCGCTGCATTTGATGGATGATCCCGACCTCCGTGGCGACGATGAATTTCTTAGCCGGGTTCGACTGGACGAATTTCAACAAGGCACTCGTCGAACCGATGAAATCGGCGCGCGACAGAAGAGATTCTTCGCATTCAGGATGAGCAATCAGTTTTGCGTCTGGATGCTCCATTTGCAAACCGATGATCTTGCGCTCGCTGAAAGTCTCATGTACGATGCAGCTTCCATTCCACAGGAGCATCTGCCTCCCTGTTTTCTTTGCAAGATATGCGCCGAGGTTCTTATCGGGCGAAAAAAGGATCGGCTTATCTATTGGAATCTGGTTAATGATCTTTTCAGCGCTGCTTGACGTGCAGATGATATCGCTGAGCGCCTTGACCTCAGCCGAACAATTGATATAGGTGACCGCGACATGGTCCGAATGCATCTCTCGAAAACGCCTGAAATCGGCCGCCGGACAGCCTTCTGCTAGAGAACAGCCGGCCTCAAGGTCCGGAAGCAGCACCAATTTATGGGGGTTAAGAATTTTTGCAGTTTCGGCCATAAAATGCACGCCTGCGAAGACGATGACGTCGGCGTCAGTTTCTGCCGCGCGCCGGGCCAGCTCCAGGCTGTCGCCGACATAGTCCGCGAGGTCCTGGATCTCCGATTCCTGGTAATAATGCGCAAGAAGAACCGCGTTCAGATCCTTCTTCAGGCGAAGGATCTCCGATTCGAGGTTGAGAGGAATCTCTGTCCTTGGTGACGCATTATGTTCTAAAGCTGCGATCATTTCCTATGAAACTTAACAATCGTTTGGAGTACAATCAAACCAAAGACTTTCCGGCATATTTATTCATCGCTAAGATCACAGCCTCCTTCACCTGTTCGACGGTGATCGACGTGATCAGCGCGTCATCGGCCCTGACGGCAATATGGCGCGGATGCGGCGGCTTCCATATTGAAGGATCGCTCAGCGAATGAAAGGAGATCGTTGGTACACGCTGCGACGCGGCAATATGCAGCGTCCCGGTGTCGTTGCACATGAGCAAATTCAAATGCCGTAAAAAGGCCGCCATGATCCGCAACGGCATGACCGGCGCCGAATGAACGTTGTGATGCAGCGATGATTCGATGATTCTTTTGCGGTCAACTTCATTCGGGCTGACGATGAGAACCGCTTCCGCCCTGTACCTCTCGATCGTCCAATCAATCACCGCAGCCAATTTATCGAGCGGGAAGCACTTCGAAGGATTTAAGGCTCCAAAATGCACTCCAACAACAATTGCCTTGGGAGCGATTCCCAGTATTTGATAGACCCTTTCCGCTTCATACACTTCTGCATCTGTTAAAACAAGATCATACTCCAAATCGTTCTCATCCGCCCCAAGACCACGGACGATATCCAGATTGCGCTGGATTTCATGTTTTTGTCCTTGAGGGCGATGAACCTGGACGTTGTAAATCTTCTCCGGGATGGACGGATCGAGCTTCAGATGGTCAGGACCAACAATATATTTTGCCCCGCTCAGCAGGGCGATGAGGTCGGAAGAAAGCGAGCGGGAAATGGTGTTCAGGAGGATGACGCACTCGAACTTATTCCGCACCGATTTCCAGAATGAAACGAACTTACGAATATTCCATCGGCCTAATTTTTCATAGAAGACGATCACTTCGTCCACGTATGGATTGTGTTCGATGACCGGAGCGGTGTATTCCCGGACGACCACGGCGATGAAGGCTTTTGGAAACTTTCTGCGTAACGCACGAATTGCCGGCGTCGCAATCATCAAATCGCCAAGCTGGTCGTGCTGGCGGATGATCAGAATACGATTAAATGACTCGAGAGGAAGCTGCTGCGGGGAATATCGGATACCGGGACGAAATGAATTGACAAGGCGGAAGAGAGATCGTTTTAGAAATTGTTCAAGCGACTGCATCGAGCGAGATGATGGTGGGTGAATTACTTTTTATCTGTAATATCCTCGAAATCGGCATCCTGCACATTGTCAAACTGGTGGTGTGTCTCTTTCTCCCGGACGGTCGGTTCCTTCTTACGAGGCGGCTCGAAGAACGGGCGGACCACCTGCAGCAGTGCCCCGAGCATTTTGGCAAGGATATAAACGCACACAACCCAGATGATGAGCTCAAACATACCGGCGCTTACACTTTCTTCGAGCGCGGATTATAGTATTCCACGGCTGCTCTGTTCGGGCGGAGAATTTCGTTGTAGAGTTCTTCAAAATCGGACTGGTCTCCGACAAAATCGATCTCAGTGGCATTAACGATCAAAAGCGGAGCGGTCTTATACCGGAAGAAAAAATAATTATACGCTTCGTTCAGATCTTTGATGTAATCTTCCGAAATGTTCTCCTCTATCTTCCTGCCGCGGTCCTTAATATTTGACATCAGCCGATCGACGCTGGATTGAAGGTAGACGACCAAATCAGGGACCGGGATATTTTTTTCGATCGAGCCGACCAGCGTCTCATACAATTTCAATTCATCGTCGCGCAGGTTCAGATACGCGAAGATCTTGTCCTTCTCGAAAATGTAATCGGTCACCAGGACGTTCTGAAAGAGGTCGGCCTGAAACAACGCCTGCTGCTGCTTGTACCGGCTCAATAAAAAGAAAATCTGAGTCTGAAAGGCATAGTGCACGGAGTCCTCATAAAAACGTTCGAGGAACGGATTCTCTTCAAACTGCTCAAGGACAAGGCGGCCGTTGAGGCGTTCGGAGATCTTTCGTGCGAGCGAGGTCTTTCCCGCCCCGATGACTCCTTCTATGGCGATAT carries:
- the asnS gene encoding asparagine--tRNA ligase, with product MGTRIYIEDLARCVGETVTISGWVYNKRSSGKIRFIVIRDGTGLMQAVIVKANVSEDIFSRFDELTQETSLRVTGKIRKEDRAPGGYEMDLAGLDIISVAKEYPITPKEHGVEFLMDRRHLWLRSERQHAILRVRHEIIRSIREFFDGRGFLLLDAPIFTPAACEGTSTLFETNYFDLGKAYLTQSGQLYGEAGAMSFGKVYVFGPTFRAEKSKTRRHLTEFWMVEPEVAFNDLDDDMDLAEEFLEHIVTNVLKNRMPELKTLERNTKFLENVKRPLPRITYDEAVEIIHKKGVPFEWGNDLGGTDETVISEQFDRPVMVHRYPSQVKAFYMKRDPKNDKLALAVDVLAPEGYGEIIGGSQREDDYDTLLARLKEHNLPQSAFEWYLDLRRFGSVPHAGFGLGVERTVSWICGLDHVRETIPFARMIYRLTP
- the nadA gene encoding quinolinate synthase NadA codes for the protein MIAALEHNASPRTEIPLNLESEILRLKKDLNAVLLAHYYQESEIQDLADYVGDSLELARRAAETDADVIVFAGVHFMAETAKILNPHKLVLLPDLEAGCSLAEGCPAADFRRFREMHSDHVAVTYINCSAEVKALSDIICTSSSAEKIINQIPIDKPILFSPDKNLGAYLAKKTGRQMLLWNGSCIVHETFSERKIIGLQMEHPDAKLIAHPECEESLLSRADFIGSTSALLKFVQSNPAKKFIVATEVGIIHQMQRSASEKEFIPAPPDANCACNECPHMKRNTMEKLYLCMKNRSPEITMTPDLLQQALVPIQRMLAMS
- a CDS encoding glycosyltransferase family 9 protein; the protein is MQSLEQFLKRSLFRLVNSFRPGIRYSPQQLPLESFNRILIIRQHDQLGDLMIATPAIRALRRKFPKAFIAVVVREYTAPVIEHNPYVDEVIVFYEKLGRWNIRKFVSFWKSVRNKFECVILLNTISRSLSSDLIALLSGAKYIVGPDHLKLDPSIPEKIYNVQVHRPQGQKHEIQRNLDIVRGLGADENDLEYDLVLTDAEVYEAERVYQILGIAPKAIVVGVHFGALNPSKCFPLDKLAAVIDWTIERYRAEAVLIVSPNEVDRKRIIESSLHHNVHSAPVMPLRIMAAFLRHLNLLMCNDTGTLHIAASQRVPTISFHSLSDPSIWKPPHPRHIAVRADDALITSITVEQVKEAVILAMNKYAGKSLV
- a CDS encoding deoxynucleoside kinase: MPVRHADVRYIAIEGVIGAGKTSLARKISERLNGRLVLEQFEENPFLERFYEDSVHYAFQTQIFFLLSRYKQQQALFQADLFQNVLVTDYIFEKDKIFAYLNLRDDELKLYETLVGSIEKNIPVPDLVVYLQSSVDRLMSNIKDRGRKIEENISEDYIKDLNEAYNYFFFRYKTAPLLIVNATEIDFVGDQSDFEELYNEILRPNRAAVEYYNPRSKKV